AGGCTCCAGTCCAGCTCCTCGCAGCCGCCCGCGAAGACCACGTCCTGCTTGCCCATCTGGATCTGCTCGGCGGCCGCGCCGATACAGTGGGCGCTGGTCGCGCAGGCCGAGCTGATCGAATAGTTGATCCCGCGGATCTTGAACCAGGTCGAAAGCACCGCCGAGGGGCCGGAGCTCATGGCCTTGGGCACGGCGAATGGGCCGATCCGCTTGGGGCCCTTTTCCTTGGTGATCGCCGCCGCATCGATAATGACGCGGGTGGACGGGCCGCCCGAACCAACGATCAGGCCGGTGCGTTCGTGGGAAATTTCGCCTTCCGACAGCCCGGAGTCGGCGATGGCCTGCTCCATGGCGATGTGGGCGTAGGCCGTGCCGGGCGCCAGGAAACGCGCCGCGCGGCGGTCGACCAGCGCTTCCCAGTCGATCTGGGGCGCGGCGTGGACCTGGCAGCGGAAGCCGAGCTCGGCATACTCCGACGCGGCGATCACGCCGGACTTGGCTTCGCGCAGCGAGGCCAAGACCTCATGGGCGTTGTTGCCGATGGACGAGACGATCCCCAGTCCTGTGACGACGACGCGACGCATATTCTAAATCCTCTTCTCCCCCTACGATCCGACAGGGGCCAGCTCTCTAGGGCCGGTCTCGTCTAACGGATCAAGCCATTTGTTCGGGCGTGAACAGGCCAACCTTCAGGTCACTGGTTTCGTAGATCACCTTGCCGTCGGCTTCCAGGACGCCGTCGGCGATGCCCATGACCAGCTTGCGCATGATCACACGCTTCAGGTCGATCTTGTAGACGACCTTCTTGATGTCGGGCGTGACCTGGCCCGTGAATTTCACTTCGCCGACACCCAGGGCGCGGCCGCGGCCGGGGCCACCCGACCAGCCTAGGAAGAAGCCGACAAGCTGCCACATGGCGTCCAGGCCCAGACAGCCGGGCATCACGGGATCGCCGATGAAGTGGCAGCCGAAGAACCAGAGATCGGGTTTGATATCGAACTCAGCCTCGACATAGCCCTTGCCATACTTGCCGCCCTCGGCCTCGATCCGGACGATCCGGTCGAACATCAGCATCGGCGGAGCCGGCAGTTGGGCGTTGCCGGGGCCAAACATCTCGCCGCGGCCACAAGCCAGGAGTTCTTCGAAGGTATAG
The DNA window shown above is from Caulobacter sp. FWC26 and carries:
- the fabA gene encoding 3-hydroxyacyl-[acyl-carrier-protein] dehydratase FabA, producing the protein MQKNAYTFEELLACGRGEMFGPGNAQLPAPPMLMFDRIVRIEAEGGKYGKGYVEAEFDIKPDLWFFGCHFIGDPVMPGCLGLDAMWQLVGFFLGWSGGPGRGRALGVGEVKFTGQVTPDIKKVVYKIDLKRVIMRKLVMGIADGVLEADGKVIYETSDLKVGLFTPEQMA